The Ornithodoros turicata isolate Travis chromosome 7, ASM3712646v1, whole genome shotgun sequence genome includes a region encoding these proteins:
- the LOC135399502 gene encoding uncharacterized protein LOC135399502: MPWHTPYLQSFTGLLKLLQVMASLLIVVCLSVAHYNMESNYITMRPPALLMAMLSFSFFITSLAVLMSVVMGSTDVPYTVFYRVHGVLGTVAFIIAGLSYVSQVAPPPVSMGVMAASLCIINSLAYFADTIIAYEPPIENLPEVPE; this comes from the exons ATGCCCTGGCATACCCCCTACCTTCAGAGCTTTACTGGGTTGCTGAAACTACTCCAG GTTATGGCGTCACTACTGATCGTTGTCTGCCTTTCAGTCGCTCACTACAACATGGAGTCCAACTATATCACGATGCGTCCACCAGCTCTTCTAATGGCCATGCTGTCCTTCAGTTTCTTCATTACAAGCCTCGCCGTGCTCATGTCCGTGGTGATGGGAAGCACTGACGTTCCCTACACTGTGTTTTACCGCGTGCACGGCGTCCTCGGCACCGTTGCCTTCATAATTGCCGGACTCTCGTACGTTAGCCAGGTGGCCCCACCTCCAGTCAGCATGGGCGTCATGGCTGCGTCGCTTTGTATCATCAACAGCCTTGCGTACTTTGCTGATACCATAATAGCGTATGAACCTCCCATTGAAAATCTGCCGGAAGTACCAGAATGA